In one Petrotoga sibirica DSM 13575 genomic region, the following are encoded:
- a CDS encoding GNAT family N-acetyltransferase, whose product MAIKFREAKIEDYEQMYRLWETTEGMGLSESDTKENIERFLNKNPGLNYVCEDNEKIVGTILCGEDGRRGYLYHLAVDKKYRRNGIGKELVNLVLNSLKEKGIIKCHLFVYYENEIGKTFWEKTGWYKRDELLIYSKDIK is encoded by the coding sequence ATGGCAATAAAATTTAGAGAAGCAAAAATAGAAGATTATGAGCAGATGTATAGATTGTGGGAAACAACAGAAGGCATGGGGTTGAGCGAATCTGATACAAAAGAAAATATTGAAAGATTTTTGAATAAAAACCCAGGTTTAAATTATGTATGTGAAGATAATGAAAAAATTGTTGGTACAATACTATGTGGCGAAGACGGAAGAAGAGGATATCTTTACCATCTTGCGGTTGATAAGAAGTATAGAAGGAATGGGATAGGGAAAGAATTGGTAAACTTGGTTTTAAATAGTTTAAAAGAAAAAGGTATCATAAAATGCCATTTGTTTGTTTATTATGAGAATGAAATTGGCAAGACATTTTGGGAAAAAACAGGGTGGTACAAACGTGACGAATTACTGATTTACTCAAAGGATATTAAATAA